GCGGTGCACATAATCTTCCGCCACTTCCGGCAGATCGAAGTTGACCACCTGCCCCAATCTGTCGATATCGATGCCCCGCGCCGCCACATCGGTGGCGACCAGAACGCGCACGCGCCCCTCTTTGAAGGCTTTGAGCGCTTTCATCCGCGCCGCCTGGGTCTTGTTGCCGTGGATCGATGTGCTGGGCAGACCGTCCTGGCTGAGGCGTCTTGAGAGTTTGTCTGCACCGTGTTTTGTACGGGTGAACACCAGCACCTGCTGCCAGTTGTTGGCACCGATCAGATAACTAAGAAGATCCGCTTTCTTCGCTTTGTCCACCGGGTGGATGGTCTGCTTGATGCGATCGGCCGTCGTATTGTCGGCAGCCACTTTGATCATCTTCGGATCTTTGAGGATGCTCTGGCTAAGCCGTCTTATCTCGGCCGAAAAGGTGGCGGAGAAGAGGAGTGTCTGACGATGGTGCGGCGTCATGGCGATGATCTTCTTGATGTCGTGGATGAAACCCATGTCGAGCATTCTGTCGGCTTCGTCGAGCACCAGAACCTCCACGTGACCAAGATCGAGATGCCCCTGATTGATGTGATCGAGAAGTCGTCCCGGCGTGGCGACGAGAATGTCCATGCCGCTTCGCAGCGCTTTGGTCTGGGGATAGATGTTGACCCCACCGTAGATCTCGGCACTTTTTAGCTTGAGAAATTTGCCGTAGGTGCGCACCTGGGCATGCACCTGGGCCGCCAGTTCACGAGTCGGTGCGAGCACGAGGGCGCGGACATGGCGTTTGCCTTCGTGTTTGTGACGGGAGAGTTTTTCGAGCATCGGCAGAGTGAACGCCGCCGTTTTACCTGTTCCGGTCTGTGCCGCCGCCAGGAGGTCGTGGCCCGCCAGCACGGCGGGAATCGCTTCGGCCTGGATCGGCGTGGGCTCGGTGTAGCCGGTCGCGTCGACGGCTTTGAGGATGTGGTGGTTGAGTTGAAGGTCATGAAATGTCATGAAAATACTTTCTTAAGGGCCCTTTTAAAAGTGCCCTTATTGCAATCCGCACGGCAAATGGTCGCCTTCCGGTCCGGATGACAATGGGTTTGAATTTTTTGTGAGTAGAGACTAAAGGGGAAATAGGAATGTGAAGTTCTGTTTCTGTTTTAGCATTACTCGCTCCGTAGAGCACATAAAGAGAGACCGTGTCTCTAAAGATGGCCGGAGTATAGCTGAAGTCGGGGCAAAGGTCAAGGGGAACGCTGAAAGAGGAGCGGATTTGGAATTTTTGCTATGATTGCTTCCATGAAAAGCGTACCGTTTGAAAACGAAACCGTCGTCCCATCCAAAATCGTCTGTGTGGGACGCAACTATGTGGAGCACATCGAGGAGCTAGGCAACGAGGTACCCGAGAGAATGGTCCTTTTTTGCAAGCCCAACTCGGCCATCTCCGATGCGTTCGGCTATTTCACGCCCGATACCCGCTTCGAAGGGGAGATCTGCCTGCTGATGGGATCGGAAGGTATCGAAGGCATCGGTTTCGGTTTCGATCTGACCCATGCCCATATCCAGAACGAACTGAAGCGAAAGGGGCTGCCGTGGGAGCGGGCGAAAGCATTCGACGGATCGGCCGTATTCTCCGATTTTGTCCGAGCGCCCGACGATCTTTCAAGCATCGGCTTCAGGCTCCGGCGAAACGGTATCCTCGTTCAGGAGGCCCGCTACGACCATATGATCTACAAACCTGAAACCGTCATCGAAGAGATTCGGCGTTTCATGACGCTGGAGAAGGGGGATATCGTCATGACCGGCACGCCCAAAGGGGTTTCGCCCTACGCAAAAGGCGACCGTTTCCGGGTCGAACTTTTCGACGGGGATGCTATACTGCTGCAAAAAGAGTGGAGCGTGAAAGCATGATCGACAAGTCAAAACTGCCGACCGTCTCCTATGAGGGCATGAACGCCATGCACTACGAAGAGGTGGCTCGGATCAACGGCCTTCTCGAGAAACTGGACAAAGGTGCCGCCGTGTCCGAAATCACCGAAGCGGTGGAAGCGCTGCTCGAGCACATGCAGGAGCATTTCGACTACGAAGAGGGAATGCTTCAAAACAGGGGATTTGGCATGTTCGACATCCACCGAAGCGATCACAACCGCATCATGGGAGAGACCCGCATGGCCTATATGAACTGGCGAAACTTCAAGGACAGGGAGGCTTTGAAGGCGTTCATGGAAGAGGAGTTCATCGAGTGGCTGAACCTGCATATCCAGGCGATGGACAGTGTCGCCGCCGATTTTCTGAACCGATTGGAGAGAGACGATGACGATTCTTTTCGCCCCCAGTGAAGGGAAACGTCCCGGCGGAAAGCTGCCGCCGGTGGACACGTCGGCTTTTTGCTTTCCGGAGCTCTACGGCTTCCGTAAAGAGGCGATGGAGAGATACGGCACATTCGTAAAAAACGCTCCTCTCGACGCGCTTAAAAAGCTCTTCGGCATCAAAGACGAAAAGCTCATCGAACGCTACCGCACCGATCTCTTCGATGCACCGACCATGAAAGCCGTGGAGCGTTACGACGGGGTGGCCTACGACTACCTGGATTACGCCTCTTTGCCGCAAAGAGCGCAGCGATACGTCGATGAACACCTGATCATATTCAGCAATCTGCTCGGGCCCGTCTGCGCTTCGGACCGCGTTCCGGACTACAAGCTGAAGCAGGGGGAATCCATCGGCGGTTTCATCCCCGAGAAATTCTACAAAGCGCATTTCAGCCATGCGCTGGATGCCTATCTTGAAGCCAATGGCCCCATCGTGGACCTTCGGGCCGGTTTTTACGAGAAATTCTACAAAATCTCCCTTCCATACATCACGATGAAGTTTCTCAAAAACGGCAAAACGGTAAGCCACTGGGCCAAAGCGTACCGGGGCACCGTCTTGAAAGAGATGGCAAAGCATGCTATTATGGAAGAGAAGGATTTGCTGGCCATGGATGTGGAAGGATTGAACATCCTGGAGATCAAAACCCTCAACAACAAAAAAGAGATCGTTTACGACATCGTGACATGAATATAGAACAAAACAGCGAACACACCATCGACTTCTGCATGCTTGACTACCAGTGCAGCTATCTGCCGGATAGGAAGACAAGGATGTTCTACCGCTATATGCGCCATGCGAGCAAGGATCTTGTCAGCGAATTGATACGGCGCGGATGGCGGCGGTTCGGATGCTATTTCTTCCACCCCATCTGCGCCGGATGCACCGGATGCAAGAGCCTTCGTATCGACGCGCAACGGTTCACTCTCTCCAAATCGCAGAAGCGGGTCATGAAGAAAAACCGGCAGACGATGCTCTATATCCGAAAGCCGGGCATGACGCAGGAGCACCTGGATCTTTACAACCGCTTCCACAAATACAAGAGCGAGACAAGCGACTGGAAATATACCCCCGTCAACCCCCACCTCTACTACGAAAATTTCGTCGACGGGGCCCACGATTTCGGCAAAGAAGTTCTCTACTTCATCGACGACAAACTGGTGGGCGTCGATCTGATCGACATGACGACAGACGGCATCAGCTCCATCTACTTCTTCTACGACCCCGACTATGCGAAATATTCGCTGGGCACCTACTCGCTGCTGATGCAGATACATTTCGCCAAACAGATGGGATTGCGCTGGATCTACCTGGGATACTGGGTCCATGGGTGCAGAAGCTTCGCCTACAAAACCGCTTTCAAGCCCCTTGAGGTGCTCGACGGGTTTCCCCCTCTCACCGAAGAGCCGGAGTGGGTCCCTTTCGACGAGAAAAAAGCGCAGGGCAACGCTTCGTGCCGCATTGCCGCTTCATCTGCCGGTTAGGAGCATGAGCTCTGACCCATTCGTTTTCGGCTCCGGAAGCTTCGCTTTTTAAATAAGAGTATTTTTGTCCTGTTTATTAAACTTCACTATTACTTGCCCGCCTTTATCGGTTTTTTCGCTCGATTCGCTAAACTCCCTCGCAATCAAAACGAGAGGAGGAAACATTCATGAAAAAGATCATCGTTGCGGCGCTTTTTGCATTGGCGACAGCGGCTTTGGCCGAAGAGACGGTTCAGTACGACGCCACAACCTACGGCCCGTCCGATACGGTTGTTCATTACGACAACGACCGTCAACAGGACGAAAACAGAAACCAGACCAACGTCCCGAACAACGACGTCTACCCTCAGACAGACAAATAGTCTGTTTCCTTTTTCGGAGGCCTCGCCGCCTCCTCCGACTCAAACTCTCCTTCCACACCAACCAACAGAGCTGCGAAAGTTGTCAAAATCAACATCGTGCGCTGCACCCCGGTCACAGCGTGCATGCGCTTTTGATACTGTATCGGGACAACTCCTTTCCTTTCGTATCGACGACATGGACGGCACACGCCAGGCAGGGATCGAAGGAGTGGATGATGCGGAGCACTTCCAGCGGCTTTGCTGGATCGGCGAGACGAACACCTATCAGCGACTCCTCGTAGGGTCCTCTTGTCTTGCCGGCATCTTTCGGGGAGGCGTTCCAGGTCGTCGGGGCCACCACCTGATAGTTGTGTATCCTGGCATCTTCGATCCCGACAAAATGGGAGAGTACGCCACGGGGCACTTCATGGATTCCCCTCCCCTTCGCCGATTTCGGCAACGCTTCGAAATCGTATCGGCTCCAGGTCTCCTCGTCGTAATATTTGATGTTTTCGATCAGGTCGCTGCAGAAATCGAAAATGACATCGCAGCAGATCTGCGCTTCAACAGCCCGCGCGGCGTTCCTGCCCACACTCGATGAGAAGTC
This genomic interval from Hydrogenimonas urashimensis contains the following:
- a CDS encoding bacteriohemerythrin; translated protein: MIDKSKLPTVSYEGMNAMHYEEVARINGLLEKLDKGAAVSEITEAVEALLEHMQEHFDYEEGMLQNRGFGMFDIHRSDHNRIMGETRMAYMNWRNFKDREALKAFMEEEFIEWLNLHIQAMDSVAADFLNRLERDDDDSFRPQ
- a CDS encoding DEAD/DEAH box helicase: MTFHDLQLNHHILKAVDATGYTEPTPIQAEAIPAVLAGHDLLAAAQTGTGKTAAFTLPMLEKLSRHKHEGKRHVRALVLAPTRELAAQVHAQVRTYGKFLKLKSAEIYGGVNIYPQTKALRSGMDILVATPGRLLDHINQGHLDLGHVEVLVLDEADRMLDMGFIHDIKKIIAMTPHHRQTLLFSATFSAEIRRLSQSILKDPKMIKVAADNTTADRIKQTIHPVDKAKKADLLSYLIGANNWQQVLVFTRTKHGADKLSRRLSQDGLPSTSIHGNKTQAARMKALKAFKEGRVRVLVATDVAARGIDIDRLGQVVNFDLPEVAEDYVHRIGRTGRAGNAGEAFSLVCIDEKHLLHRIEKLTGNRIEKILVEGYHPDPSIKAEPVKKRGGNRRRGSFGSHHGAPAKNASGTHRGGGFKRRDRA
- a CDS encoding fumarylacetoacetate hydrolase family protein, with product MKSVPFENETVVPSKIVCVGRNYVEHIEELGNEVPERMVLFCKPNSAISDAFGYFTPDTRFEGEICLLMGSEGIEGIGFGFDLTHAHIQNELKRKGLPWERAKAFDGSAVFSDFVRAPDDLSSIGFRLRRNGILVQEARYDHMIYKPETVIEEIRRFMTLEKGDIVMTGTPKGVSPYAKGDRFRVELFDGDAILLQKEWSVKA
- a CDS encoding YaaA family protein; translation: MTILFAPSEGKRPGGKLPPVDTSAFCFPELYGFRKEAMERYGTFVKNAPLDALKKLFGIKDEKLIERYRTDLFDAPTMKAVERYDGVAYDYLDYASLPQRAQRYVDEHLIIFSNLLGPVCASDRVPDYKLKQGESIGGFIPEKFYKAHFSHALDAYLEANGPIVDLRAGFYEKFYKISLPYITMKFLKNGKTVSHWAKAYRGTVLKEMAKHAIMEEKDLLAMDVEGLNILEIKTLNNKKEIVYDIVT
- a CDS encoding arginyltransferase codes for the protein MNIEQNSEHTIDFCMLDYQCSYLPDRKTRMFYRYMRHASKDLVSELIRRGWRRFGCYFFHPICAGCTGCKSLRIDAQRFTLSKSQKRVMKKNRQTMLYIRKPGMTQEHLDLYNRFHKYKSETSDWKYTPVNPHLYYENFVDGAHDFGKEVLYFIDDKLVGVDLIDMTTDGISSIYFFYDPDYAKYSLGTYSLLMQIHFAKQMGLRWIYLGYWVHGCRSFAYKTAFKPLEVLDGFPPLTEEPEWVPFDEKKAQGNASCRIAASSAG